In Opitutus sp., one genomic interval encodes:
- the hisN gene encoding histidinol-phosphatase translates to MDLTPYRSFLKELALQSGELIRPLFANPSLAVEFKSDQSPVTAADRGAEELLRTLIAAKFPAHGIIGEEHGNDRADAEFVWVLDPIDGTKAFITGVPLWGTLIGLLHNGQPVLGAIHQPILSQLMIGDGKVTTLNERPVTVRPCSRIEEATLLTSDPLNPAIYQNGAAYEALTQRARLVRTWGDCYGYLLLAAGWADVAMDPIMNPWDIAALVPVIRGAGGVITDWQGAAAYPAESTVAAGPGLHAQVIAALAARTA, encoded by the coding sequence GTGGATCTCACGCCCTACCGCTCGTTTCTAAAAGAACTCGCTCTGCAAAGCGGCGAATTAATCAGGCCGCTCTTCGCCAACCCATCGTTGGCCGTTGAGTTTAAATCCGATCAGTCTCCCGTGACCGCCGCCGACCGGGGTGCCGAGGAACTGCTGCGCACGCTCATCGCCGCCAAGTTTCCCGCCCACGGGATCATCGGCGAGGAACACGGTAACGACCGGGCCGACGCCGAATTCGTCTGGGTGCTCGATCCGATTGATGGCACCAAAGCGTTCATCACCGGAGTGCCGCTGTGGGGCACGCTCATCGGCCTTCTCCATAACGGCCAGCCCGTGCTCGGAGCGATCCACCAACCCATTCTGAGTCAACTCATGATCGGCGACGGCAAAGTGACCACGCTTAACGAGCGGCCGGTGACGGTGCGGCCCTGCTCGCGCATCGAAGAGGCCACGCTGCTCACCAGCGACCCGCTCAACCCGGCCATCTATCAAAACGGGGCCGCCTACGAGGCATTAACCCAACGCGCCCGCTTGGTGCGGACCTGGGGTGATTGTTACGGTTACCTGCTGCTGGCAGCGGGTTGGGCTGACGTGGCCATGGACCCGATCATGAACCCTTGGGACATCGCCGCATTGGTCCCGGTGATACGCGGTGCCGGCGGAGTGATCACCGACTGGCAAGGTGCCGCCGCCTACCCCGCAGAGTCCACCGTCGCCGCCGGACCCGGCCTGCACGCCCAGGTGATCGCCGCACTCGCAGCACGCACCGCCTGA
- a CDS encoding HAD-IA family hydrolase has protein sequence MLRALIFDFDGLLVDTETVLIDAWEQMHAVDGLPCDRAVLHHIVGHTDVIYDYWSAYGPEISRATLETRYRETARELTLAAPPLPGTIDLLNAARAAGLRIGLASNSTHAHVEGHLEHRGMRGYFDFIACRDDVTIGKPEPDVYLHALQGLSVEPSAALAFEDSVPGHVAAHRAGLRVVVVPNPSTGHCEFTHAWLQLTSMADTSLAALTRQFST, from the coding sequence ATGCTCCGCGCCCTTATTTTTGATTTTGACGGCCTTCTAGTGGACACCGAAACAGTGCTCATCGACGCCTGGGAGCAGATGCACGCCGTCGACGGCCTGCCGTGCGACCGCGCTGTGCTTCACCACATCGTCGGACATACCGACGTCATCTACGATTATTGGTCGGCCTACGGCCCCGAGATCAGCCGAGCCACACTGGAAACACGCTATCGCGAGACCGCCCGCGAACTCACCCTCGCCGCACCGCCTCTACCGGGCACGATCGACCTGCTCAATGCAGCCCGCGCCGCCGGTCTGCGTATCGGCCTCGCCTCCAACTCCACGCACGCCCACGTCGAAGGTCACCTCGAACACAGGGGCATGCGCGGCTACTTCGATTTCATCGCCTGCCGTGACGACGTCACCATCGGCAAACCCGAGCCCGACGTTTATCTGCACGCCCTCCAAGGACTCAGCGTCGAGCCGAGTGCCGCGCTCGCGTTTGAGGACTCGGTGCCTGGCCACGTTGCCGCCCACCGCGCCGGCCTGCGCGTTGTCGTCGTCCCCAATCCCTCGACCGGCCACTGCGAATTTACCCACGCCTGGCTCCAACTGACGTCGATGGCCGACACCTCCCTCGCCGCACTCACCCGCCAGTTTTCCACCTAA
- a CDS encoding 3'-5' exonuclease, with translation MCNTWTDQLIHFVDFEGSIASGILEYGVVTLRGTEVVSSQTRLCRAMGRIRADDAAIHGIDAAAVAQHAPFIEDFEAFAQWRETGPLAAHFANAENTLVKSAWPYPRTSPDFARPGQAVTDWGPWIDTGRLYPQLYPSLASAKLAEVVAVFGLQGQLDELASLHCPPDRRRYHAALYDALAGALLLTRLAAEPSLAGQSCAWLLEMSTLDADKRAALRQGGLFD, from the coding sequence GTGTGCAACACCTGGACTGACCAACTCATTCACTTCGTCGATTTCGAGGGCAGCATTGCGTCTGGTATTCTCGAATACGGGGTGGTCACGTTGCGTGGCACGGAAGTGGTTTCCTCTCAAACGCGGCTGTGCCGGGCCATGGGCCGAATCCGCGCCGATGATGCGGCCATTCATGGCATCGATGCGGCAGCGGTCGCCCAACACGCTCCGTTCATCGAGGACTTTGAGGCTTTCGCGCAGTGGCGTGAAACAGGCCCGCTGGCGGCTCATTTCGCCAACGCGGAAAACACCCTCGTCAAATCCGCTTGGCCTTACCCGCGGACTTCACCCGATTTCGCCCGACCCGGTCAGGCGGTCACCGACTGGGGGCCGTGGATCGACACTGGGCGGCTTTACCCCCAGCTCTATCCTTCACTGGCATCGGCTAAACTGGCCGAGGTGGTGGCGGTGTTTGGGTTACAGGGGCAACTCGATGAGTTGGCCTCACTGCATTGTCCGCCTGACCGCCGGCGGTATCACGCGGCACTTTACGATGCGCTGGCGGGGGCTTTGCTGCTAACTCGACTGGCTGCGGAACCCTCTTTGGCCGGCCAGTCCTGCGCCTGGCTGCTGGAGATGAGCACGCTCGATGCGGATAAACGTGCGGCGTTGCGTCAGGGCGGACTTTTTGACTGA
- a CDS encoding glycerophosphodiester phosphodiesterase: protein MIPPVILVAHRGASQEAPETTVASVSLGWAQQADAVEIDVHLTRDGQVVAIHDPTLLRTTGRDARVDELTLAEIQKLDAGVWKSAAYRHERVPTLAEVLATVPSGRRLYVELKAAEGLVPALRRAIEAGPVPLEQIVLISFEAATLSEAKRALPLCPAFFLADTPDSAPDKLAEMIRFCQAEGFAGLDVSAGWPINKALVQRLREAKLELHVWTVNDPRRARELVDAGVASITTDRPGWLRAKLAGL from the coding sequence ATGATACCCCCCGTCATCCTCGTTGCGCATCGCGGTGCTTCGCAGGAAGCCCCCGAAACCACCGTCGCCTCCGTGTCGCTCGGCTGGGCGCAACAGGCCGACGCCGTTGAGATCGACGTGCACCTGACGCGCGATGGGCAGGTGGTGGCGATCCATGATCCCACTTTGTTGCGCACCACCGGCCGGGACGCTCGGGTGGATGAGTTGACCTTGGCCGAAATCCAAAAACTGGATGCGGGAGTATGGAAAAGCGCGGCCTATCGCCACGAGCGAGTGCCGACCCTGGCCGAGGTGTTGGCAACCGTGCCCAGCGGGCGGCGGCTATACGTGGAGTTAAAGGCCGCCGAGGGGCTCGTGCCCGCTTTGCGACGTGCGATCGAGGCGGGGCCGGTTCCGCTGGAGCAAATCGTGTTGATCAGCTTCGAGGCGGCTACGCTGAGTGAAGCCAAGCGCGCGTTGCCCCTATGCCCTGCGTTTTTTTTGGCGGATACGCCGGATTCGGCTCCCGATAAACTCGCTGAGATGATTCGTTTTTGTCAGGCCGAGGGTTTTGCCGGACTCGATGTGAGCGCGGGATGGCCGATCAACAAGGCGCTGGTGCAACGGCTGCGCGAGGCGAAGTTGGAATTGCACGTGTGGACAGTGAACGACCCGCGCCGCGCCCGTGAGTTGGTCGACGCCGGGGTGGCGAGCATCACCACCGACAGGCCCGGTTGGTTAAGGGCGAAACTGGCCGGACTTTGA
- the pepF gene encoding oligoendopeptidase F, producing the protein MTQALAATKPATRNRAEIDAAYKWDFSPIYADWPAWETGMKTMEVKMDEFAALKGTLKDGPAAVLKAYRLYDEIGIIQYRVYRYPSLQRDTDTRNQDIAGRLQRVQALFAKFGTATAWFNPELLAVPEAMMRGWLDATPDLSPYRFTILDAYRQQQHVLDEKGEKLLSFATRFCETPQSVYSELSTSDIKFPSVTLSDGRAVTLSPGAYQSILATNYNQADRAKAFAAYLKTYEATKNTYAAIYRGTLERGWFMSQARAYPTTLARALDGNAIPQEVYTTLVETVRAGTAPLQRYLKLRQKLLGLDSYHLYDGQIPLVKDETVWPYAPARDLVLKSIEPLGTEYQQKYADLLARNRLDVYENDGKRSGAYSAGVYGVGPYVLMNYNDTLDAVFTFAHEMGHAMHTRLSEENQPFVTSDYTIFVAEVASTINERLLLEKLLAESANSKERFLLLQHAIDAIVGTFYTQVMFADFELRAHTLAEKGQPLTADVFSALYGDLLKAYYGDAVTLDELYRYTWTRIPHFYNSPYYVYQYATCFASSAQIYKAMNTGTADERAGATARYLTLLKSGGNDHPMEQLRKAGVDLSKRETVQAVIDQMDELVTRLETEAAKLTP; encoded by the coding sequence ATGACCCAAGCCCTCGCCGCCACCAAGCCCGCTACGCGTAACCGCGCCGAAATCGACGCCGCCTATAAATGGGATTTTTCGCCTATCTACGCCGACTGGCCGGCGTGGGAGACCGGTATGAAAACCATGGAGGTTAAAATGGATGAGTTCGCCGCGCTTAAGGGCACGCTCAAGGACGGCCCCGCCGCCGTGCTCAAGGCCTACCGACTCTACGACGAAATCGGGATCATCCAGTATCGCGTTTATCGTTACCCGTCGCTCCAGCGCGACACCGACACGCGTAATCAAGATATCGCCGGTCGCTTGCAGCGAGTGCAGGCCCTCTTCGCCAAATTCGGCACCGCCACCGCCTGGTTCAACCCCGAGCTGCTCGCCGTGCCGGAGGCAATGATGCGCGGCTGGCTCGATGCCACGCCCGATTTATCGCCTTACCGGTTCACGATCCTCGACGCCTACCGCCAGCAGCAGCACGTGCTCGACGAGAAGGGGGAAAAGCTCCTCTCCTTCGCCACCCGCTTCTGCGAGACGCCCCAGTCGGTTTACTCCGAGCTGAGCACCTCTGACATTAAATTCCCCTCAGTCACGCTCTCCGACGGCCGTGCGGTGACACTTTCGCCCGGCGCTTATCAGTCGATTTTGGCGACCAACTACAATCAGGCTGATCGCGCCAAGGCTTTTGCGGCGTACCTGAAAACCTACGAGGCCACCAAGAATACCTACGCGGCGATTTATCGGGGCACCTTGGAGCGCGGCTGGTTTATGTCCCAAGCGCGCGCCTACCCCACGACGCTGGCGCGCGCCCTCGATGGCAACGCGATCCCGCAGGAGGTTTACACCACGTTGGTGGAAACCGTTCGCGCAGGCACCGCACCTTTGCAGCGTTATTTGAAACTCCGCCAAAAGCTCCTTGGGCTCGACAGCTATCACCTGTACGACGGGCAGATTCCTCTGGTTAAAGACGAGACGGTTTGGCCCTACGCTCCGGCGCGTGATCTGGTGCTGAAATCCATCGAGCCCCTCGGTACCGAATATCAGCAAAAGTACGCCGACCTGCTGGCGCGTAACCGCCTTGATGTGTACGAGAACGACGGCAAGCGCTCCGGTGCGTACAGTGCGGGCGTGTACGGTGTTGGACCCTACGTGTTGATGAACTACAACGACACGCTCGATGCGGTTTTTACCTTCGCCCACGAGATGGGGCATGCGATGCACACGCGCCTGTCCGAGGAGAATCAGCCCTTCGTCACCTCTGATTATACGATCTTCGTGGCGGAGGTTGCCTCGACCATCAACGAGCGCCTGTTGCTGGAAAAACTCCTGGCCGAAAGTGCCAACTCCAAGGAGCGGTTCCTCCTGCTGCAGCATGCCATCGATGCGATTGTGGGAACCTTCTATACTCAGGTGATGTTTGCGGATTTCGAGCTGCGCGCGCACACGCTCGCTGAGAAGGGGCAACCGCTGACCGCCGACGTGTTCAGCGCGCTCTACGGCGACCTGCTCAAGGCTTACTACGGTGATGCCGTCACACTTGATGAGCTCTACCGCTACACCTGGACGCGCATCCCGCATTTCTATAACTCGCCTTACTACGTTTACCAATACGCCACCTGCTTCGCCTCCTCGGCGCAGATCTACAAGGCGATGAACACGGGCACGGCCGACGAACGCGCCGGCGCGACCGCACGTTATCTCACGCTGCTCAAGAGCGGCGGCAACGACCACCCGATGGAACAGCTGCGCAAAGCCGGCGTCGACCTGTCTAAGCGCGAGACAGTTCAGGCGGTCATTGACCAGATGGACGAGTTGGTCACCCGGCTCGAAACCGAAGCCGCCAAGCTCACGCCTTGA
- a CDS encoding glycerol-3-phosphate dehydrogenase/oxidase: MQRDAMLERLRAGDEFDVLVVGGGATGLGAAVEAAARGHRVALIERDDFAKGTSSRSTKLVHGGVRYLKQGNVALVRTALRERGRLLRNAPHLTRNLAFVIPAYTRWDGFFYATGLKLYDWLAGDLSLGASHHIDRANALRLLPTVVPAGLVGGVVYHDGQFDDARLALSLAQTAAERGAVVVNYCACTGFIKDAGGLIVGAKVRDYEADEAGVGAGASAGEFTVRAKVVINATGVFVDELRRIEEPKVESLVTVSQGIHVVLPKRFLPGAAALMVPKTADGRVLFAVPWHDCVVVGTTDTPVAQATPEPRALDEERAFVMEHAGKFLTEAPTAGDVLSVFAGQRPLVRAGGQGRTASLSRDHTLVVSAGGLVTITGGKWTTYRQMGEEVIDRAEALADLPRRVGTSPTVDLRIHGWQEAGEGATSREAAIEPINELGYGCYGSDTPAIHALVAQRPELAAAVHPLLACVQAEVVWHARNEMARTVEDVLARRTRALLLNARASIEAAPVVARLLAGELGRDEAWQRLQVEAYTRLASGYVF, from the coding sequence ATGCAACGCGACGCCATGCTGGAGCGGTTGCGGGCGGGTGATGAGTTCGACGTTTTGGTGGTCGGCGGTGGTGCCACGGGGCTCGGCGCGGCGGTCGAGGCGGCCGCACGCGGGCATCGGGTGGCGCTCATTGAACGCGATGACTTTGCCAAAGGCACATCGAGTCGCTCGACCAAGTTGGTGCATGGCGGGGTGCGTTATCTTAAACAAGGGAACGTGGCGTTAGTGCGCACCGCGCTGCGTGAGCGCGGGCGCTTGCTGCGTAACGCGCCGCACCTCACGCGTAACCTGGCGTTCGTGATCCCAGCGTACACACGTTGGGACGGTTTTTTCTATGCCACGGGGCTCAAACTTTACGACTGGTTGGCGGGCGATTTGAGCCTGGGTGCTTCGCACCACATTGACCGTGCGAACGCGTTGCGGCTGTTGCCGACCGTGGTGCCGGCGGGGTTGGTTGGCGGGGTGGTTTATCACGACGGTCAGTTCGACGATGCGCGACTGGCCCTATCACTCGCGCAGACGGCGGCTGAACGAGGCGCGGTGGTGGTTAACTATTGTGCGTGCACCGGGTTCATTAAAGACGCGGGAGGGCTCATCGTGGGTGCCAAGGTGCGCGATTACGAAGCCGACGAGGCTGGTGTCGGTGCGGGCGCCTCTGCCGGCGAGTTCACGGTGCGGGCGAAGGTGGTGATCAACGCCACGGGTGTTTTTGTCGATGAACTGCGTCGGATCGAGGAGCCGAAGGTCGAGTCGCTGGTGACGGTGAGCCAAGGCATTCACGTGGTACTGCCGAAGCGGTTCTTGCCTGGAGCCGCGGCCCTGATGGTGCCGAAAACTGCGGATGGACGCGTGCTCTTTGCGGTGCCGTGGCACGATTGCGTGGTCGTGGGCACCACCGATACGCCGGTCGCGCAGGCAACGCCGGAGCCGCGGGCGCTCGATGAGGAGCGTGCCTTTGTGATGGAGCACGCCGGCAAATTCCTTACCGAGGCCCCCACTGCGGGCGACGTGCTCAGCGTGTTCGCCGGTCAACGGCCGCTGGTGCGGGCGGGAGGGCAGGGGCGTACGGCGTCGCTTTCGCGAGATCACACCTTGGTGGTGAGCGCAGGCGGGTTGGTCACGATTACCGGGGGGAAGTGGACGACTTATCGGCAAATGGGCGAAGAGGTCATCGACCGTGCGGAGGCGCTCGCCGATTTGCCGCGGCGTGTTGGCACGAGCCCGACCGTGGACTTGCGCATTCATGGCTGGCAGGAGGCTGGCGAGGGGGCGACGTCGCGGGAGGCGGCGATTGAGCCAATAAATGAACTCGGTTACGGCTGCTACGGCTCCGATACTCCGGCGATTCACGCGCTGGTGGCGCAGCGCCCCGAACTCGCCGCTGCGGTGCACCCGCTTCTGGCGTGCGTGCAAGCCGAGGTGGTTTGGCACGCGCGCAACGAGATGGCGCGCACGGTGGAGGACGTATTGGCGCGGCGGACGCGGGCGCTGTTGCTCAACGCCCGTGCTTCGATCGAAGCGGCACCTGTGGTTGCCCGGCTGCTGGCCGGTGAGCTCGGCCGCGACGAGGCTTGGCAGCGGTTGCAGGTCGAGGCCTATACGCGACTGGCGAGCGGCTACGTGTTTTGA